From the Vulpes lagopus strain Blue_001 chromosome 15, ASM1834538v1, whole genome shotgun sequence genome, one window contains:
- the IZUMO1R gene encoding sperm-egg fusion protein Juno isoform X1, which produces MERWWQLLLGLWTVMPVWAGDELLNVCMKTKHHKREPGPEDKLYEECIPWAEKACCTASTSWHAHLDVSLLYNFSLLHCGLMMPACEEHFIQAVCFYECSPNLGPWIQKELCSLGQTIEPLSEVMLTGFISQQPRPAPARGACGCEPLRSRAISTLVSCDAWTQVDSSGQGERIRDAPLCREDCEQWWEDCRTSYTCRSDWHGSWDWSGGKSRCPAGAACHPFPRHFPTPADLCERVWSGSFKASPARRSSGRCLQKWFEPARGNPNEAVARLFARAAPARGLSWGLAGLAAWSLLLAALSPRPRPRPRPPPRGSLLPRAPPREQHGWGAAGPRAVGACARA; this is translated from the exons ATGGAACGGTGGTGGCAGCTCCTGTTAGGGCTGTGGACAGTCATGCCTGTCTGGGCTGGGGACGAGCTGCTCAATGTCTGCATGAAGACCAAACACCACAAACGAGAGCCTGGCCCAGAAGACAAGCTCTATGAGGAG TGCATCCCCTGGGCAGAGAAGGCCTGCTGCACAGCCAGTACCAGTTGGCATGCCCACCTGGATGTGTCCCTGCTCTACAACTTCAGCTTGCTTCACTGTGGGTTGATGATGCCAGCCTGTGAGGAGCACTTCATCCAGGCTGTCTGCTTCTATGAGTGCTCCCCAAACCTGGGGCCTTGGATCCAGAAG GAGCTGTGTAGTCTGGGCCAAACAATTGAGCCTCTTAGTGAAGTGATGCTCACAGGCTTCATAAGCCAACAGCCTCGGCCGGCCCCTGCACGAGGAGCCTGTGGCTGCGAGCCTCTTCGGAGCAGGGCTATCAGCACCCTTGTCTCCTGCGACGCCTGGACCCAGGTGGACTCGAGCGGGCAGGGAGAGCGAATCCGGGACGCGCCCCTGTGCCGGGAGGACTGCGAGCAGTGGTGGGAGGACTGCCGCACGTCCTACACCTGCAGATCCGACTGGCACGGCTCCTGGGACTGGAGCGGGG GGAAGAGCCGCTGCCCGGCGGGGGCCGCCTGCCACCCCTTCCCGCGTCACTTCCCCACGCCCGCCGACCTGTGCGAGAGGGTCTGGAGCGGCTCCTTCAAGGCGAGCCCCGCGCGCAGGAGCAGCGGCCGGTGCCTGCAGAAGTGGTTCGAGCCGGCTCGGGGCAACCCCAACGAGGCCGTGGCCCGCCTCTTCGCCCGCGCAGCCCCCGCGCGCGGCCTCTCCTGGGGCCTGGCCGGCCTGGCCGCCTGGTCCCTGCTGCTGGCGGCCCTgtccccgcggccccgcccgcgcccgcgccccccgccgcgggGCAGCCTCCTTCCCCGGGCCCCTCCGAGGGAGCAGCACGGCTGGGGGGCTGCTGGGCCCCGGGCTGTGGGAGCCTGTGCCCGAGCCTGA
- the IZUMO1R gene encoding sperm-egg fusion protein Juno isoform X2 gives MERWWQLLLGLWTVMPVWAGDELLNVCMKTKHHKREPGPEDKLYEECIPWAEKACCTASTSWHAHLDVSLLYNFSLLHCGLMMPACEEHFIQAVCFYECSPNLGPWIQKVDSSGQGERIRDAPLCREDCEQWWEDCRTSYTCRSDWHGSWDWSGGKSRCPAGAACHPFPRHFPTPADLCERVWSGSFKASPARRSSGRCLQKWFEPARGNPNEAVARLFARAAPARGLSWGLAGLAAWSLLLAALSPRPRPRPRPPPRGSLLPRAPPREQHGWGAAGPRAVGACARA, from the exons ATGGAACGGTGGTGGCAGCTCCTGTTAGGGCTGTGGACAGTCATGCCTGTCTGGGCTGGGGACGAGCTGCTCAATGTCTGCATGAAGACCAAACACCACAAACGAGAGCCTGGCCCAGAAGACAAGCTCTATGAGGAG TGCATCCCCTGGGCAGAGAAGGCCTGCTGCACAGCCAGTACCAGTTGGCATGCCCACCTGGATGTGTCCCTGCTCTACAACTTCAGCTTGCTTCACTGTGGGTTGATGATGCCAGCCTGTGAGGAGCACTTCATCCAGGCTGTCTGCTTCTATGAGTGCTCCCCAAACCTGGGGCCTTGGATCCAGAAG GTGGACTCGAGCGGGCAGGGAGAGCGAATCCGGGACGCGCCCCTGTGCCGGGAGGACTGCGAGCAGTGGTGGGAGGACTGCCGCACGTCCTACACCTGCAGATCCGACTGGCACGGCTCCTGGGACTGGAGCGGGG GGAAGAGCCGCTGCCCGGCGGGGGCCGCCTGCCACCCCTTCCCGCGTCACTTCCCCACGCCCGCCGACCTGTGCGAGAGGGTCTGGAGCGGCTCCTTCAAGGCGAGCCCCGCGCGCAGGAGCAGCGGCCGGTGCCTGCAGAAGTGGTTCGAGCCGGCTCGGGGCAACCCCAACGAGGCCGTGGCCCGCCTCTTCGCCCGCGCAGCCCCCGCGCGCGGCCTCTCCTGGGGCCTGGCCGGCCTGGCCGCCTGGTCCCTGCTGCTGGCGGCCCTgtccccgcggccccgcccgcgcccgcgccccccgccgcgggGCAGCCTCCTTCCCCGGGCCCCTCCGAGGGAGCAGCACGGCTGGGGGGCTGCTGGGCCCCGGGCTGTGGGAGCCTGTGCCCGAGCCTGA